A genome region from Etheostoma cragini isolate CJK2018 chromosome 4, CSU_Ecrag_1.0, whole genome shotgun sequence includes the following:
- the hdhd3 gene encoding haloacid dehalogenase-like hydrolase domain-containing protein 3, which translates to MRASLRWVLWDVKDTLLKVRASVGEQYCKEAERVGLNLSPLEVEAAFRHAYQHYSSRYPNYGVTHGLNGQSWWMGVVRDTFSQCRVQDPDLLNTVAHNLYHNFCNAENWEVFSDSKKTLECCSSLGLKLGVVSNFDSRLEKILHVCGLRSHFSFLITSEEAGIAKPSPAIFDQALQRCGVPAASVAHIGDHYVNDYLASRSVGIHGFLLDRRNKHSQPDVPQEHRLSSLEELPSQLQLRID; encoded by the exons ATGCGAGCTTCTCTGCGCTGGGTGCTATGGGATGTGAAAGACACCCTGCTGAAGGTGCGTGCATCTGTGGGAGAGCAGTACTGCAAGGAGGCTGAACGAGTCGGCTTAAACCTCAGTCCTCTGGAGGTCGAAGCTGCTTTCCGTCACGCATATCAACATTATTCCAGCAGATACCCAAACTATGGCGTCACTCATGGCTTGAATGGACAGTCTTGGTGGATGGGAGTGGTGCGAGACACTTTCTCCCAGTGCAGGGTACAGGACCCAGACCTGCTAAATACAGTGGCTCACAACCTTTATCATAACTTCTGCAATGCAGAAAACTGGGAG GTTTTTTCAGATTCAAAGAAGACCCTGGAGTGTTGCTCTTCTCTAGGACTGAAACTGGGTGTTGTATCAAACTTTGATAGCCGCCTAGAAAAGATTTTACATGTGTGTGGCCTGCGGTCTCACTTCAGCTTTCTGATAACATCGGAGGAAGCAGGTATAGCAAAGCCCAGTCCAGCCATCTTTGACCAGGCACTGCAGAGATGCGGAGTACCAGCTGCTAGTGTAGCTCACATTGGGGACCACTATGTGAACGATTACCTCGCCTCTCGGTCTGTGGGCATCCACGGGTTCCTATTAGACAGACGCAACAAGCATAGCCAACCTGACGTTCCTCAAGAGCATCGGCTTAGCTCCCTGGAGGAGCTGCCATCTCAGCTTCAGCTTCGCATTGACTAA
- the trub2 gene encoding mitochondrial mRNA pseudouridine synthase TRUB2, translating into MATPAIRMFRRLEGLFCVYKPSGVHWKLVRDIVETNLLKGLNATSSQPLPQEVRFLVHPVSETEAPKGLTVSASSVPVLAKHPLVTGPEFQHIRVGVGHRLDAFSSGVLVLALGNGNKAMNDLYGTRVTRDYTLEGEFGTATDDFSHTGRVVERSTFGHIKQDKLDKVLAMLQGANQKALLMYSNVDMHSQEAYEMAVQGLLGPEGKSQPILTGLRCLHFQPPNFTLEVRCLNETQKYLRKVVHEIGLELRSTAVCKGVRRTRDGPFTLQDALTHHHWTASNVIQAIRQYHSKKNLKYSHTQMKDTALQPTEESTT; encoded by the exons ATGGCAACTCCAGCTATTCGAATGTTTCGGAGGTTAGAGGgtctgttttgtgtgtacaAACCCTCTGGTGTCCACTGGAAACTCGTACGGGACATCGTCGAGACAAATCTTCTTAAAG GTTTGAATGCTACATCGTCCCAGCCACTTCCTCAGGAGGTTCGCTTCTTGGTACACCCAGTCAGTGAGACTGAAGCACCCAAAGGACTCACAGTGTCTGCATCCTCCGTGCCAGTACTGGCCAAGCATCCTCTGG tgacTGGACCTGAATTCCAGCATATCAGAGTTGGAGTAGGACATCGCCTGGATGCATTTTCTTCTGGTGTTCTGG ttcTGGCTCTTGGGAATGGAAACAAGGCCATGAATGATCTCTACGGAACACGAGTCACAAGG GATTACACTTTGGAGGGGGAATTTGGGACTGCAACAGATGATTtctcacacacaggcagagtTGTGGAAAGATCCACTTTTG GTCACATCAAACAGGATAAGCTGGACAAAGTATTGGCGATGCTGCAGGGAGCCAATCAAAAGGCCTTGTTAAT GTATTCCAATGTAGACATGCACTCTCAGGAAGCCTATGAGATGGCTGTGCAAGGTTTGCTAGGTCCAGAGGGGAAATCGCAGCCTATTTTGACAGGCTTGCGTTGCCTTCACTTCCAGCCCCCCAACTTTACTTTAG AGGTGCGGTGTCTAAATGAAACTCAGAAATATTTGCGCAAAGTTGTGCATGAGATAGGACTTGAGCTGCGCAGCACAGCAGTGTGTAAAGGAGTTAGACGGACCAGAGACGGCCCCTTCACACTACAGGATGCCCTGACCCATCACCACTGGACTGCTTCTAATGTTATACAGGCCATCAGACAATACCACTCTAAAAAGAATCTAAAATATTCCCACACACAGATGAAGGACACAGCATTACAACCAACTGAAGAGagtacaacataa
- the tgfa gene encoding protransforming growth factor alpha: MMTRIFWDTIFLISGSLFTFGAGPSNSTIIEASISIDTNFTAAPNTSTSSSATTSSGSTTTTTIAPTTATNIPPVKISLFTFEAEPSNSTIIEDSISIATNFTAAQNTSTVSSGSTTIVPTTATNIPPVKKFVAAAVRSHFDDCPDSHRHFCFHGTCRFLILEETPACVCHPGFVGMRCEHADLLAVVASNHRQQTVATVLVLCVIGSVLTMLLCTLLHCWWRQDCRRRSHAHHYVPEKHGASCHPSESVV; encoded by the exons ATGATGACTCGGATTTTCTGGGATACTATTTTTCTCATTAGCG GTTCCCTTTTTACATTTGGAGCAGGGCCGAGTAATTCAACAATTATTGAAGCCAGCATTTCCATCGATACAAACTTCACTGCTGCTCCGAACACCTCAACAAGCAGCTCTGCGACAACTAGCAGCGGAAGCACAACTACCACAACTATTGCACCTACTACAGCAACTAACATCCCTCCAGTTAAAA TTTCCCTCTTTACGTTTGAAGCAGAACCAAGCAATTCGACAATTATTGAAGACAGCATTTCCATCGCTACAAACTTCACTGCTGCTCAGAACACCTCAACAGTTAGCAGCGGAAGCACAACTATTGTACCTACAACAGCAACTAACATCCCTCCAGTTAAAA AGTTTGTGGCAGCGGCTGTTCGGTCTCATTTTGATGACTGTCCGGACTCCCACCGGCATTTCTGCTTCCACGGCACATGCCGTTTCCTGATCTTAGAAGAGACGCCTGCGTGTGT GTGTCATCCAGGCTTCGTTGGGATGAGGTGTGAGCATGCAGATCTGCTTGCTGTAGTAGCAAGTAATCACAGACAACAAACTGTTGCCACAGTGCTGGTGTTGTGTGTGATTGGGTCTGTTCTTACCATGTTGTTGTGTACACTTTTACA TTGTTGGTGGAGGCAGGACTGTCGCAGGCGGAGCCACGCACATCACTACGTCCCAGAGAAGCACGGAGCATCCTGCCATCCTTCTGAGAGTG tGGTTTGA